A region of Vigna radiata var. radiata cultivar VC1973A chromosome 6, Vradiata_ver6, whole genome shotgun sequence DNA encodes the following proteins:
- the LOC106763487 gene encoding uncharacterized protein LOC106763487, whose translation MEIFMKLEINIPFSEALQQMASYAKILKELLSKKRKNIEEETIEVQGNCSIITQKSIPPKLKDPGSFTIPCTIGNIAVGKALIDLGASINLMPLSMFEKIEGLELKPTRMTLQLADRSLKHPYRVVEDVLVKVDKFLFPVDFVIMEMGEDVNVPLILGRPFMKTARVLIDVENGKLKVRVHDEEVNFDVFQAMSHPKDNKDCFHLDTLDKLCMIQEKEVYDIPSLEETFDDNYEEVTREDNIEELKETPLLNSEEKSKERKPELKRQPPHLKYVFLEEEGNKQVIINNSLSPNEEEKLIEVLKASKGAIGWSISDLKGISLTYCMHRIFMEDNYKLVAQPRRRLSPTMKEEVRKEVLKLLEAGIIYPISESSLKLNNATSKDHFPLPFMDQMLERLAGFYRRFIKDFSKIAKPLSNLLVKDVHFVRNEECLKAFGILKERLISAPIIVAPDWNQNFELVCDANNYAIGAILGQIKEKVFHTIYYASKVLNEAQLNYATTEEFLAIVYALEKFRSYLIGSKVIVYTDHAAIKYLLAKPDSKPRLIRWVLLLQEFDVEIRDKKGK comes from the exons atggagatcttcatgAAACTGGAGATCAACATACCTTTTTCAGAAGCCTTGCAGCAAATGGCTTCATATGCAAAAATTTTAAAGGAACTCCTCtctaaaaaaaggaaaaacattgaAGAGGAGACAATTGAAGTACAAGGAAACTGTAGTATCATCACTCAAAAGTCAATTCCTCCCAAATTAAAGGATCCAGGAAGTTTTACTATCCCTTGCACTATAGGGAACATCGCTGTGGGAAAAGCACTAATTGATCTAGGAGCCAGCATTAATCTTATGCCACTTTCCATGTTTGAGAAAATTGAAGGCTTGGAACTTAAGCCTACCAGGATGACTCTCCAGCTAGCAGACAGATCTCTAAAACATCCTTATAGGGTGGTAGAGGACGTGTTAGTAAAAGTAGACAAGTTCCTATTTCCTGTTGATTTTGTTATCATGGAGATGGGAGAAGATGTGAATGTTCCtctgattcttggaagacctttcatgaaaacTGCTAGAGTTCTAATTGATGTAGAAAATGGCAAGCTAAAAGTGAGAGTGCACGACGAAGAAGTAAATTTTGATGTCTTCCAAGCCATGTCTCATCCAAAAGATAATAAAGATTGTTTCCATCTTGATACTCTTGACAAATTATGCATGATTCAAGAAAAGGAGGTATATGATATTCCCTCTCTGGAAGAAACTTTTGATGACAATTATGAAGAAGTGACTAGGGAAGATAACattgaagaattaaaagaaaccCCTTTATTAAACTCAGAAGAAAAATCCAAAGAAAGAAAGCCAGAGCTTAAAAGGCAACCCCCTCActtgaaatatgtgtttttagAAGAAGAGGGAAACAAGCAAGTCATCATCAACAATTCTCTCTCCCccaatgaagaagaaaaattaatagaagTGCTCAAGGCCAGCAAAGGAGCTATTGGATGGTCAATCTCAGATCTCAAAGGCATAAGTCTAACTTATTGCATGCATAGAATATTCATGGAAGATAACTACAAACTAGTGGCTCAACCCCGAAGGAGATTAAGTCCAACAATGAAAGAGGAAGTGAGAAAAGAAGTACTAAAGCTACTTGAAGCTGGAATCATTTATCCTATCTCTGAGAGTTCATTG AAGCTCAACAATGCTACAAGTAAGGATCACTTTCCTCTCCCTTTCATGGACCAAATGCTAGAAAGATTAGCAG GTTTTTATAGGAGGTTCATCAAAGACTTCTCAAAAATTGCAAAGCCACTGAGCAACCTCCTTGTGAAGGACGTCCATTTTGTGAGGAATGAAGAATGCCTTAAAGCTTTTGGGATCctaaaagaaagattaatttCTGCTCCTATAATTGTAGCTCCTGATTGGAATCAAAACTTTGAACTCGTGTGTGATGCCAACAATTATGCCATAGGAGCAATTCTTGGTCAAATAAAAGAGAAGGTCTTCCACACCATATATTATGCAAGTAAAGTCCTAAATGAAGCCCAgttgaattatgccaccacagaGGAGTTTCTTGCTATTGTGTATGCTTTGGAAAAATTTAGATCCTATCTTATTGGGTCTAAAGTGATTGTCTACACTGATCATGCGgctataaaatatttgttagcAAAACCAGACTCCAAACCAAGATTGATCAGATGGGTGCTTTTGCTACAagaatttgatgttgaaatccGAGATAaaaaagggaagtga